CAGAACGTTATATGCGACGGTGCTCGATCACGGTCGATGTCGACAGGGATGTGAACCAGGCGGTCGCTGGCAAGGTATGTGCGATATCTATGGAAAAAGATGGCAGCACCGAGCCGAGGTTCAGCTCTTCTGCCAAAGGACTTGAGGTGATCGTGGATGTCCTCAACGGTCTGGATGTCCAAGGTACTTTCTTTTTTGAGGCCAGGACGGCAATTGAAATATCTAAGGTCATTGACCTGCCCTCCTTGATGAGGGGGCATGAGGTCGCTTGCCATGGATATGACCATGAGGATCTTACTGGGCAAAAGACAGGGTCTCCATTGGGACCTGGAGAATTGGACGACATCCTTGAGAGGTCGATCTCAGTGGTCCGAGAGCTTTTCGGGGTGTCCCGCATGGGTTTCAGGGCACCGTACCTCTCTTGTGATGACCTCGTCGAGAAAGAGCTTGTGAAAAAGGATTTCATCTATGATTCTTCAAAGGTGACCTCCTTGAGCAACGGCGTCATCGGACCGTTCATCACTGAGAACGGCA
This genomic window from Methanomassiliicoccales archaeon contains:
- a CDS encoding polysaccharide deacetylase family protein, whose amino-acid sequence is MRRCSITVDVDRDVNQAVAGKVCAISMEKDGSTEPRFSSSAKGLEVIVDVLNGLDVQGTFFFEARTAIEISKVIDLPSLMRGHEVACHGYDHEDLTGQKTGSPLGPGELDDILERSISVVRELFGVSRMGFRAPYLSCDDLVEKELVKKDFIYDSSKVTSLSNGVIGPFITENGIVEVPVASGTDADGKKIVGYLWPMHEGKRKVGDYIHLMGQFEDGLLVFATHSWHMVENFCSGLLCATDSRAQRDNLHELISKGMDMGLEFVRVDDHLFEHGPRAL